In Tubulanus polymorphus chromosome 2, tnTubPoly1.2, whole genome shotgun sequence, a single window of DNA contains:
- the LOC141898680 gene encoding LOW QUALITY PROTEIN: EF-hand calcium-binding domain-containing protein 7-like (The sequence of the model RefSeq protein was modified relative to this genomic sequence to represent the inferred CDS: substituted 3 bases at 3 genomic stop codons) — translation MSSRHSSQRSPLLPRPKDDEFFLDCKAAFLTVFDDISDVIRSRDDLQLVIQQTGRNPSQKSITKYWKRGTESLSFDDFCDICKREPLTSEDDLMKSFRKMDVNGDGFLSLKELCKALTNKGEPMTTEEVKAIMDEVDENKDGKLDYKEFCNLVMSTTKELQKMSRKKMENKEKNRKVSSARSADGREPRPRSGRTSSRTSEFYHVXLLCXKGYLHHLXFTSTSGINDQPKPQPRSRSKSEDGTNPAVASKRLKLQEPRNLRDWKHHSRRGCFHIDDDHNIISQEYILKLAEDSSIWITIQPRDIKTEDPTRTLVDTAMFIVRHETSASLEDSLLTFTEERDARGKYGVRCDLQKGSYRLMPFTTGCKLKRRRNEPKVETKLVKKDKDGKFILTKQFKEALSEIFDLCDLTGNGSLNRQEFNLYNLRTSGEEVADDEWEVVEENVELKNGEITRKGFLQLNQMEADDNEGDTDDLWVTLRSMGYNKALILDEACPFSLDIYVEDGDDSAVTVKGLTNTIEVEKIVSQSVINKGDSKRIVRDVTLYSYLNDGRKSYVLENKSRAKVSVRLDCSKSQNVVSNKDGLDYTVDVHARSTQVALHLLPVIERLEWVVKCTETLQV, via the exons ATGTCATCGCGACATTCTTCTCAACGGTCGCCGCTACTTCCACGACcgaaagatgatgaattctttttGGATTGCAAAGCTGCATTTTTGACAGTGTTTGATGATATATCAGATGTGATCAGATCCAGAGATGATTTACAACTTG TTATACAGCAAACTGGAAGAAACCCTTCACAGAAAAGTATCACAAAATATTGGAAGCGCGGAACAG AATCTCTTTCGTTTGAtgatttctgtgatatttgtAAACGAGAACCATTGACATCTGAGGATGATTTAATGAAATCTTTTCGAAAAATGGATGTCAATGGAGACGGCTTTCTGTCACTTAAAGAACTCTGTAAAGCCCTCACAAAT AAAGGTGAGCCAATGACCACTGAAGAGGTTAAGGCAATCATGGATGaggttgatgaaaataaagatggtAAACTAGACTATAAGGAG TTTTGTAATCTCGTGATGTCGACAACAAAAGAGCTTCAGAAGATGTCAAGGAAGAAGatggaaaataaagaaaagaaTAGAAAAGTGAGCAGTGCGCGCTCTGCAGACGGGCGAGAGCCCCGACCTCGTTCTGGCAGGACAAGTTCTCGAACAAGTGAGTTTTATCATGTGTAACTGTTATGTTGAAAAGGGTATCTACATCACTTATAATTTACATCTACTTCAGGTATAAATGATCAACCCAAACCTCAGCCACGCAGTCGCTCAAAGTCTGAAGATGGAACGAATCCAGCTGTAGCTTCTAAACGCTTAAAACTACAGGAACCAAGGAATCTGAGG GATTGGAAGCACCATTCAAGAAGAGGATGTTTCCACATTGATGATGATCACAATATAATTAGTCAGGAATATATCCTGAAGCTAGCTGAGGATTCAAGTATTTGGATTACTATACAGCCTAGAGATATCAAAACAGAAG ATCCTACTCGAACTTTAGTGGATACAGCGATGTTTATCGTTCGTCATGAAACATCTGCATCACTGGAAGACAGTCTGTTGACATTTACTGAAGAGCGCGATGCTCGAGGG AAATATGGGGTTCGATGTGACCTTCAAAAAGGCAGCTATCGTTTGATGCCATTCACGACTGGTTGTAAACTGAAAAGACGACGGAATGAGCCAAAAGTTGAAACAAAACTCGTGAAAAAGgataaagatggaaaattCATCTTGACAAAACAATTCAA GGAAGCGCTGTCAGAGATTTTTGATCTGTGTGATCTGACTGGTAATGGTTCGTTGAATCGGCAGGAATTTAATTTATATAATCTACGAACAAGTGGGGAAGAAGTAGCTGATGATGAATGGGAAGTTGTTGAAG aaaatgtcGAGCTGAAAAATGGCGAAATAACCAGGAAAGGTTTCCTTCAACTTAATCAAATGGAAGCTGATGACAATGAAGGAGATACAGATGATCTTTGGGTAACATTGAGGAGTATGGGTTATAATAAAGCTCTTATTCTTGATGAG GCGTGTCCATTCTCACTTGATATTTATGTTGAAGATGGTGATGACTCTGCAGTTActgtgaaagggttaacaaatACAATTGAAGTAGAGAAGATAGTTTCCCAATCTGTCATCAATAAG GGTGATTCTAAAAGAATAGTTAGAGATGTTACTCTCTATAGCTACTTGAATGATGGTAGAAAATCatatgttttagaaaataag TCTCGGGCAAAAGTCTCAGTAAGACTTGACTGCAGTAAAAGCCAGAATGTTGTCTCTAATAAGGATGGACTAGATTATACTGTAGATGTACATGCTCGATCCACTCAG gtGGCTCTACATCTTCTTCCAGTGATTGAGAGATTAGAATGGGTTGTAAAATGTACAGAAACACTGCAGGTGTAA